CATTTAGTATTAAGTTAGCAATTAGTAAACATTAACACATCATTGTGCCACTTAGCCTGTAAAATGCTAGATTAGATTCATACTATTAGACAGGAGAAAATGTTTTGCTCAGCAGTCCTGAAAACGTGACTTTCTCCTGTGTCTCTTGGTTTACATAGCAAGTGTTGCTGCTTTTGCTGACTGGTCAGTGAGATCCCTGTCCTTCAAACCATATGGCTCATTCACACAACTCACTGTGGTCTAAAGACCATCAACAAGCTTCAGATAACAGGAGTGAAAAGCCTCATCCTCAAGAGTGTAGCTGTATTTGTGTAGTTGAGTGGACATTTGGGTGTAGGCAAGGCCACACACTCTCATAACCCTTTCTCTATCGCTAAAGAAAGCCTTACAGTCCTTCAGGTTTGAGTGTCACTGCTCAAGGTAAACACAAGGGGGCAGCATTTGTTCTGATAGACTGATCTCTTGTTGTCATTTGGAGGCAGTCTGTCCGATCAGGGTATTGTTCGCAGGCTGATCTCATAAGCCAGGTGTCCATTGAGGGACAGATCTAATGGCCAAAGTAGTAGTTTGTAGGCACAAAGGGCATCTTGGTGACCACTGCCTTCACTGCCTTCTTCCTCACTTCCACCTGAATGGGAGTTCCATTCTTGGCGTACGCCACATCCACATAACCCATGGCAATGTTCTGCTTCAGGCAGGGGGAGGGGCAACCACTGGTGACCTCAcctgaaaaaataataataactgatAAAAAGAAAGCTGCATCTAATCTCAACAGCAATCCACACACAGCTAAATTTTAGGCCTAAATTTGTAGGCCTAATAACAATGACAAACAATAACAGGAAATCATCAGGCCTGGTATCCTGATCCTAAGTAGGCATAATCAAACTCTTACGTATAATTATTCAGATCTTATATCTTGTAATAGCTAGTAGAGATCCTCTAACTGACCTATGACCTTTCCCTCTGGgctgagaatgggggtgtgctgtCTGACAGGGGGTCCCGTGGACACCAAGCCCACACGCTTCCTCGTCGTCTTTGCCTTTATCTGGGGGACAATTATCTCAGCACCGTGGAAATCCTTCGCCTGACGCCGCCGCTTTCCTGCAAGTCCATCAACAACCTAattaagacagacagagacagacagacagacagacagacagacagacagacagacagacagacagacagacggacagacggacagacggacggacagacggacggacggacggacagacggacagacggacagacggacagacggacagacagacgtacagacagacgtacagacagacgtacagacagacgtacagacagacgtacagacagacgtacagacagacgtacagacagacagactcccttATAGTGTCTATAATAATGAGGAGTCACCTATGGTCCACACCAGTGTTGCCTCCACAGGGGTGGTGGTCTCATCGATGTCGTTACCATAGAGACAGAGGCCTGCCTCCAGTCTCAGACTGTCTCGCGCCCCCAGTCCTGCCAGCTTGACCTCACTGTTGGCCAACAGGCGCTCCGTCAGGGCCACCACACCAGATTTAGGCACTGAGATCtgaacaggaggatgaggaggaaatTACTAACACAATCTTGCAACACAACGAAAGAAACACATTTTTTACAAATGCCAATTGCTTTCAGACAAAGGATTCTTAAAAGAAATGCACAGAAAAatatccatctctactgaagtACAAAGAAAATTAGAGTGAGAGGCCCACCTCCACTCCGTCTTCTCCAGTGTAGCCACAGCGGGTCACCCTGCAGCCCTGGATCCCAAACACAGTGGCCAGAGTGCTGGTCATGAAGGTCAACTTGCTGAGGTCATCTGTCAATCCCGGCTGGAGCACCTTGGCCATGGAGGGACCTGAGGAGGACATTACAGGGTCATATTCTTTAGTACACATAGTAGCAAAATGATTTGCAAAGGAAAATCGAAAATATCTTAtgggacaagttcaggtagttcCTCCCTGTTTCCGTTGgccaaatcaacatttatttgtcacatgcgccaaatagttacaagcccttaaccaacaatgctgttgaagaaatagagttaagaaaatatttattaaataaactaaagggggaaaaaaactcaAATCAAATAATCAAATAGTAacaagaaaattacataacaataaggctttatacaggggttaccggtaacgagtcaatgtgcggaggtatagtttagtcaaggtcatttgtaaagtgactagaggtcgaccgattaatcggcatggccaattaattagggccaatttcaagttttaatAACATATGGTAATGGGTATTTTCGGACGCCGATTGTGGCtgattacattgcattccacgagGAAACTGGGTGGCAGGCTGACCAACTGTTAGgcaagtgcagcaaggagccaagttaagatgctagctagcattaaactgatcttataaaaaacaatccatcttcacataatcactagttaactagtgtggttgatgatattactaggttaactagcttgtcctgcgttgcatagaATCAATGCGGTACCTGTTAATTTaccatcgaatcacagcctacttcgccaaacgggggatgatttaacaaaagcgcatttgcgaaaaaagcacaatcgttgcaccaatgcctttcttaaaatcaatacacagaagtatacatTTTTAAACCAGCATATTTCGTTAAaggaaattcatgttagcaggcaatattaactaaggaaattgtgtcacttctcttgcgttcattgcatgcagagtcagggtatatgcaacagtttgggccacctggctcgttgcgaactaatttgccagaattttacataattatgacataacattgaaggttgtgcaatgtaacagcaatatttagacttagggttgccgccCGTtgaataaaatacagaacggttccatatttcattgAAAGGATAAACGTTAAatttgttttcaaaattatagtttacagtcttgaccatattaatgaccaaatttgatagagcagtctgactgagcagtggtaggcagcagcaggctggtatttctgtatgttatattataattaagtctatgatttgatatttgatagagcagtctgactgagcagtggtaggcagcagcaggctggtatttctgtgtgttatattataattaagtctatgatttgatatttgatagagcagtctgaccgagcagtggtaggcagcagcaggctggtatttctgtgtgttatattataattaagtctatgatttgatatttgatagagcagtctgactgagcagtggtaggcagtatttctgtgtgttatattataattaagtctatgatttgatatttgatagagcagtctgactgagcagtggtaggcagtatttctgtgtgttatattataattaagtctatgatttgatatttgatagagcagtctgactgagcagtggtaggcagtatttctgtgtgttatattataattaagtctatgatttgatatttgatagagcagtctgactgagcagtggtaggcagtatttctgtgtgttatattataattaagtctatgatttgatatttgatagagcagtctgactgagcagtggtaggcagtatttctgtgtgttatattataattaagtctatgatttgatatttgatagagcagtctgacttagcggtggtaggcagcagcaggctggtatttctgtgtgttatattataatgaagtctatgatttgatatttgatagagcagtctgactgagcagtggtaggcagcagcaggctggtatttctgtgtgttatattataattaagtctatgatttgatagagcagtctgactgaacagtggtaggcagcagcaggctggtatttctgtgtgttatattatgatgaagtctatgatttgatagagcagtctaactgagcagtggtaggcagcagcaggcccgtaagcgttcattcaaactttactgcatttgccagcagctcttagcaatgcttgagtcacagcgctgtttatgacttcaagcctatcaactcctgagattaggctgacaatactaaagtgcctattagaacatccaatagtcaaaggtatatgaaatacaaatggtatagagagaaatagtcaatGTGTAATAATtcttataataactacaacctaaaacttcttaactgggaatattgaagaactgggaatattgaaccaccagctttcatatgttctgagcaaggaacttaaacgttagcttttttacatggcacatattgcacttttactttcttctccaacattgtgttcttgcattatttaaaccaaattgagcatgtttttatttgagactaaattgattttatttatgtattatattaagttaaaataaaagtgttcattgttcattcagtattgttgtaatagtcattacaaatatatatataaaaatcagccgattaatcggtatcggctttttttggtcctccaataatcgtgtcggcgttgaaaaatcataatcggtcgacctctaaaagtgaccatgcatagataataaacagcgagtagcagcagtgaaaAAACTAAAAGGCGGGGGTactttcatcaaggcaaacggtggctacttatatataaaatataaaatatattttcattcgtttaacactttttcggttactacatgattccatgagttatttcatagtttttatgtcttcactattattctacaatgtaggaaatagtaacaataaagaaacccttgactgagtaggtgtgtccaagcttttgactggtactgtaggtcgaGTAGAACTGACGTCGCCATAAGAGAACTTACCTTGAACGGCAATCAAACATTCCTCCAGAAACTCCAGCTCCACATCGTGACCTTCTGCTTTGAACTTGGCCAGTCTAGCCTACATGAACACAGAAAGGATCAGATATATGAAACACAAACAGACATGACACTTCATCAAAGCGTTACAATCCATCCAAAACTTTGAGTGATGGTCGTCAAACACATGAGCTCTGTGGACTACTGACCTTCATGTTGGCGGAGTCCTTGTCTGCACAGCCAGCATTGGACACCACGTAGAGGTAGCCTTGGTCTGTCTTGGTGACGATAAGATCATCATTTATTCCTCCCTTGTCATTGGTGAAGAGGGTGAGCGTGCCCTGGAGATAAGTGTGAGAAGAGTGTGTCGGTGTGTGGGAGAAATAAGTGTATGTGCGTGTCTTCTTGCTTGCAGGCATTTGTCTCACCTGGTTGTCCTTCAGCTCTGCTATGTCTCCAACGATCATAGACTCTATAAACTTGACTCGGTCTCTTCCGTGGACTTTGCTCTGTTTGAGACACACAATGGAT
Above is a genomic segment from Oncorhynchus gorbuscha isolate QuinsamMale2020 ecotype Even-year linkage group LG10, OgorEven_v1.0, whole genome shotgun sequence containing:
- the LOC124045744 gene encoding aminomethyltransferase, mitochondrial-like → MWARILSGGRGFGFCFRVPRECLRGVGLGIARRHASSSEACIRKTALFDFHRDQGGKMVEFAGWSMPVQYRDSHIHSHIHTRQHCSIFDVSHMLQSKVHGRDRVKFIESMIVGDIAELKDNQGTLTLFTNDKGGINDDLIVTKTDQGYLYVVSNAGCADKDSANMKARLAKFKAEGHDVELEFLEECLIAVQGPSMAKVLQPGLTDDLSKLTFMTSTLATVFGIQGCRVTRCGYTGEDGVEISVPKSGVVALTERLLANSEVKLAGLGARDSLRLEAGLCLYGNDIDETTTPVEATLVWTIGKRRRQAKDFHGAEIIVPQIKAKTTRKRVGLVSTGPPVRQHTPILSPEGKVIGEVTSGCPSPCLKQNIAMGYVDVAYAKNGTPIQVEVRKKAVKAVVTKMPFVPTNYYFGH